From a region of the uncultured Draconibacterium sp. genome:
- a CDS encoding helix-turn-helix transcriptional regulator, producing the protein MWIKILAYIIAFIVSAGISAVGILLAYQQYQQNKKPIFTTLLYQQIFLFSFLFYGVWGNISLRMIIADLNISDELSAKLAVFIPIIGIPFMVVSWFMLLKFANNVNGRRLSKSFIFSFFPTFVVMAFVLVFLIQNGYILLPKNADLFVVRILVLLNLIVQLFFLLPFFRKTKNAGLLKETGLDKKRVLIIFACTILYSGVMFFFNRFGYISTCIALVILFASNLVLPAIIRYKNQSPNENENMDFQSFCSFYEISKREAEIIQEICSGKSNKAIADKLFITLQTVKDHNHRIFTKTGVKSRVQLANLVREKTGEN; encoded by the coding sequence ATGTGGATAAAAATTTTAGCATACATTATTGCATTTATTGTTTCTGCCGGAATTTCGGCTGTGGGAATACTTCTTGCTTACCAGCAATACCAGCAAAATAAGAAGCCAATTTTCACAACTTTATTGTATCAGCAAATATTTCTTTTCTCCTTTCTTTTTTATGGAGTTTGGGGAAATATTAGCTTGCGAATGATTATTGCCGATTTAAATATTAGTGATGAATTGAGTGCCAAATTAGCCGTATTTATCCCAATTATTGGAATTCCATTTATGGTAGTAAGTTGGTTTATGCTTTTAAAATTCGCCAACAATGTTAACGGACGCCGATTATCAAAATCGTTCATTTTTAGCTTCTTTCCAACCTTTGTAGTGATGGCTTTCGTCCTCGTTTTTCTTATTCAGAATGGATATATTCTTTTACCGAAGAATGCAGATCTTTTTGTTGTGCGCATTTTAGTGCTGCTAAACCTGATTGTTCAGTTGTTCTTTCTGCTACCGTTTTTCAGAAAAACAAAAAATGCCGGTTTATTGAAAGAAACCGGGCTCGACAAAAAACGGGTACTGATTATTTTTGCCTGCACCATACTTTATTCCGGTGTGATGTTCTTTTTCAACCGGTTCGGATATATTTCTACCTGTATAGCTTTAGTTATTTTGTTTGCGAGTAACCTGGTTCTTCCGGCAATTATTCGCTATAAAAATCAATCGCCAAACGAAAATGAGAATATGGATTTTCAGTCCTTTTGTAGCTTTTACGAAATATCGAAACGCGAAGCGGAGATCATTCAGGAGATTTGCAGCGGGAAATCAAACAAAGCAATTGCCGATAAATTATTCATCACCTTGCAAACGGTAAAAGACCACAACCATCGAATCTTCACAAAAACCGGAGTAAAAAGCAGGGTTCAACTGGCAAACCTGGTGCGCGAAAAAACCGGTGAAAATTAA
- a CDS encoding helix-turn-helix transcriptional regulator, with translation MKDRIKNFIEAKGISAGELAAVLDVQRSNISHILNGRNKPGASFIEKLLLEFPDLNARWLLTGEGDMFNGQESVDNSPQQKLPIVEESIKQQPKVEKTIKKNNIAEENIESPVPASNSEIDKMVIIYRDGTFNIYKQR, from the coding sequence ATGAAAGACCGAATAAAAAATTTTATCGAAGCAAAAGGTATCTCGGCCGGTGAACTGGCAGCAGTTCTTGATGTGCAACGATCTAATATCTCGCATATTCTTAATGGTAGAAACAAACCCGGTGCTTCCTTCATTGAGAAGTTACTATTGGAATTCCCAGATTTAAATGCTCGTTGGCTACTTACCGGTGAGGGAGATATGTTTAATGGACAGGAATCAGTGGATAACAGTCCGCAACAAAAGCTTCCAATAGTTGAAGAATCAATTAAGCAGCAGCCTAAGGTCGAAAAAACAATAAAAAAGAATAATATCGCGGAAGAGAATATTGAAAGTCCAGTGCCTGCTTCAAATAGCGAAATAGATAAAATGGTTATTATATACCGTGATGGAACATTTAATATATATAAGCAACGTTAA
- a CDS encoding amidohydrolase, giving the protein MENLKITIIQSDIIWENPDANLEKYSKWLENIEETDVIILPEMFTTGFSMHPEKLKEQMIGPSVKWMLRVAADKNAAVVGSVIIEDDEKVYNRALWVFPDGKIETYDKRHLYSMGQEHLHYSPGKDKLIVEYKGWKFCPQICYDLRFPVFARNLEDYDVVFYMANWPSPRHHVWKNLLISRAIENQAYCFGINRVGIDGTGISYLGDSACISPKGIAEFIGENEALKTFEISYSELHNFRLKFPLLSDRDNFKIL; this is encoded by the coding sequence ATGGAAAACCTGAAAATTACCATCATCCAATCCGATATAATCTGGGAAAATCCAGACGCAAACCTGGAAAAATATTCCAAATGGCTTGAAAACATCGAAGAGACAGATGTAATTATTCTTCCCGAGATGTTTACAACCGGCTTTTCAATGCATCCGGAAAAGTTAAAGGAGCAAATGATTGGCCCATCTGTAAAATGGATGCTGCGAGTAGCTGCGGATAAAAATGCAGCAGTTGTAGGAAGTGTGATCATTGAAGATGATGAAAAGGTGTATAACCGTGCACTTTGGGTATTTCCTGATGGTAAAATTGAAACGTACGATAAACGCCATTTGTACAGCATGGGGCAGGAGCATTTGCATTACTCTCCCGGAAAAGACAAATTAATCGTCGAATACAAAGGCTGGAAATTCTGTCCACAAATTTGTTACGACTTGCGTTTCCCGGTTTTTGCCCGAAACCTGGAAGATTACGATGTTGTATTTTATATGGCCAACTGGCCATCGCCACGTCATCATGTTTGGAAAAATCTGCTCATTTCGAGAGCTATTGAAAATCAGGCCTACTGTTTTGGAATAAACCGTGTTGGAATCGATGGTACAGGTATAAGCTATTTGGGCGATTCTGCATGTATTTCTCCTAAAGGAATTGCAGAGTTTATTGGAGAAAATGAAGCGCTTAAAACTTTTGAAATTTCCTATTCCGAATTACATAATTTCAGACTAAAATTCCCCTTACTTTCTGACCGGGATAATTTTAAAATCCTTTAA
- a CDS encoding energy transducer TonB, translated as MKKFIVFILAGLLTVSVFAQENNKEKGVFVIVEDMPEYPGGDLAMRDDIAALVKYPEAAKDNGIQGKVYVTFVVNEEGNIEDAKIARGVDPSLDKEALRVMNALDKTWKPGKQKGVPVKVSYTVPIKFALDGGAAEEKKIARGEGSDAVFFVVEDMPEFPGGDEALRKYIANAINYPDVAKKEGIQGKVYVSFVVEKDGSVGDAKIERGVDPSLDKEALRVVKALPIWKPGKQRGEPVRVQYTVPINFALN; from the coding sequence ATGAAAAAATTTATTGTATTCATTTTGGCTGGCTTGTTAACAGTGAGCGTATTCGCACAGGAGAACAACAAGGAAAAGGGTGTATTTGTTATTGTTGAAGATATGCCTGAATATCCCGGAGGTGACTTAGCCATGCGCGATGATATTGCAGCGTTGGTAAAATACCCTGAAGCAGCGAAAGATAATGGAATTCAGGGGAAAGTATATGTTACTTTCGTTGTAAATGAAGAGGGCAATATTGAAGATGCCAAAATAGCCCGTGGTGTTGATCCGTCGCTGGATAAAGAGGCATTACGGGTTATGAATGCGCTGGATAAAACCTGGAAGCCTGGAAAACAAAAAGGTGTTCCGGTAAAAGTAAGTTATACAGTGCCAATCAAGTTTGCCCTGGATGGAGGAGCAGCTGAAGAGAAAAAAATCGCTAGAGGAGAAGGTTCTGATGCCGTATTTTTTGTTGTGGAAGACATGCCCGAATTCCCTGGAGGCGACGAAGCTTTAAGAAAGTATATTGCAAATGCAATCAATTATCCCGATGTTGCCAAAAAAGAAGGTATCCAGGGCAAGGTCTATGTTTCTTTTGTGGTTGAAAAAGACGGCTCGGTTGGTGATGCTAAAATTGAACGTGGAGTTGATCCATCGTTGGATAAAGAAGCACTTCGGGTAGTAAAAGCCTTGCCCATTTGGAAACCGGGAAAACAACGTGGCGAACCTGTTCGTGTTCAGTATACTGTTCCTATAAATTTCGCTTTGAACTAA
- a CDS encoding M56 family metallopeptidase, producing MNNLVNFIIESGISVSLLSLIYVLFLRKETFFRLNRLFLLFSILFSVILPFLHFRVYTPQSNMLAEVTVTPYRNVLEAVTIYGQDLSGAMVQSISSSKIIILIYLLGLTFFLGRMIFRIIQILLIISRNEVQHVDNYRFVMVDKEFSPFSFLGYIFINPNRRKEPGYEKMVTHEMEHIKQGHTFDVLILEILTVFQWFNPFMWMLKRAIRENHEYLADHAVLNSGISSAQYKQLLLSQAVGMQFDIANNFNSSLIKKRIHMISKIRSSKLANLKYILGFVSLLALVVIFACEQKETQQVTKVEDSNDRKITVRLVDDGMKLKGSQEDLEFLHGLINDKNKYEFDTDSTGAVFLVKSKEQEPLQLEEEEQVFFIVEKMPEFPGGDLALRKYIANSIKYPEISIENGIQGKVYVSFVVTSEGKIANAKIARGVDPSIDKEALRVVNSLPKWKPGYQRGKPVNVSYTVPINFVLQ from the coding sequence ATGAATAATTTAGTAAATTTTATTATCGAATCGGGAATAAGCGTGTCGCTGCTGTCGCTTATTTACGTGTTGTTTTTACGGAAAGAAACATTTTTCCGTTTAAACCGGCTTTTCCTGCTTTTTTCAATTTTGTTTTCTGTCATACTACCATTCCTGCATTTTCGGGTTTATACACCGCAGTCAAACATGCTGGCCGAAGTTACGGTAACACCGTATCGAAATGTTCTTGAGGCGGTTACCATTTATGGGCAGGATCTTTCCGGAGCCATGGTACAATCTATCAGCTCAAGCAAGATTATCATACTTATTTATTTATTAGGATTAACTTTTTTCCTTGGAAGGATGATTTTTCGGATCATTCAGATTTTGTTGATCATCTCGAGGAATGAGGTTCAACATGTTGATAACTATCGTTTTGTGATGGTTGATAAGGAGTTTAGTCCCTTTTCATTTTTGGGCTATATTTTCATCAATCCAAATAGAAGAAAGGAACCGGGTTACGAAAAAATGGTGACTCACGAAATGGAGCACATCAAACAAGGACATACATTTGATGTGCTTATTCTTGAGATCCTTACTGTTTTTCAGTGGTTTAACCCGTTTATGTGGATGTTAAAACGTGCCATTCGCGAAAATCACGAATACCTGGCCGATCATGCGGTACTGAATTCAGGGATCAGTTCTGCTCAGTATAAACAATTGCTTTTAAGTCAGGCGGTTGGAATGCAGTTTGATATTGCAAATAATTTCAATTCGTCGCTGATTAAAAAACGGATTCACATGATTTCAAAAATTCGGTCTTCAAAATTGGCCAACCTGAAATATATTTTAGGATTTGTTTCGCTGCTGGCTTTGGTTGTAATTTTTGCATGTGAACAAAAAGAAACACAGCAAGTGACAAAAGTTGAGGATAGTAATGATCGGAAAATTACTGTTCGTCTGGTCGACGACGGCATGAAACTAAAGGGCAGTCAGGAAGATCTGGAATTTTTACATGGCTTGATAAATGACAAAAATAAATACGAATTTGATACGGATAGCACAGGCGCTGTTTTTCTTGTAAAAAGCAAGGAGCAGGAGCCTCTTCAGCTGGAAGAAGAAGAGCAGGTATTTTTTATCGTAGAAAAAATGCCGGAATTTCCGGGAGGTGATTTGGCTTTACGCAAATACATTGCTAACTCGATTAAATATCCTGAGATTTCGATTGAGAACGGTATTCAGGGTAAAGTTTATGTAAGTTTTGTGGTAACCTCTGAAGGCAAAATTGCCAATGCAAAAATTGCAAGGGGAGTTGACCCGTCAATCGATAAGGAGGCACTTCGTGTAGTTAATTCCTTACCCAAATGGAAACCCGGTTATCAACGCGGAAAGCCGGTTAATGTAAGTTATACCGTGCCAATTAATTTTGTTCTTCAATAA
- a CDS encoding tetratricopeptide repeat protein, with protein MRFRILTLLLIMFCAVTTSMAQRKIDLLLIEKSYDKALQEIDKELAANPSSELFYKKGVVYKNLQDYQQALEAFMNGLQHDSNNIIMLEETAECFSILGNNRDAVAYYEKALQVEPNNLPLAGKLGRVHINLDDYQTAYKVFTDIYEKDSTNVYWNKQLAYCSYRVFQREKARNIYEKVLEANPRDHGTYINLIHCYNWKKEANEIMATIDSGLVQFPNDKDLLFEKAMFFYKTKRYGPAMLQFEKYLEQEKQPPFEILMNYGICTYFAEQEEKALDIFGDLKRMNPNDPLVMYYQSLCNRKLKNYEDAIELMTFAIEATVPDYVSEMYHHLGQMYGQQRQFKESIEALKKAYELNPGKTEVLFEIATTYEEYNSNKTLAMNYYRIYLTESGEKAKNAIYALERIDKLKEDLFFEE; from the coding sequence ATGCGATTTAGAATTTTAACGCTGTTACTGATAATGTTTTGTGCTGTAACTACATCGATGGCACAGCGCAAAATTGATCTGCTTTTAATCGAAAAGAGCTACGATAAAGCATTACAAGAGATAGATAAAGAATTGGCTGCAAATCCATCTTCCGAATTGTTTTATAAAAAAGGTGTGGTTTATAAAAACCTGCAGGATTACCAACAAGCATTGGAGGCTTTCATGAACGGGCTTCAGCACGATTCCAACAATATTATAATGCTGGAAGAAACGGCCGAGTGTTTTTCTATTCTGGGCAACAACCGCGATGCCGTTGCCTATTACGAGAAGGCACTGCAGGTTGAACCCAATAACCTGCCCCTGGCCGGAAAGCTCGGACGAGTTCATATCAATCTTGATGACTATCAAACTGCCTACAAGGTTTTCACTGATATTTATGAAAAAGACTCGACCAATGTGTACTGGAACAAACAGTTGGCTTATTGTTCATACCGCGTTTTTCAGCGCGAAAAGGCTCGCAACATTTATGAAAAAGTGCTGGAGGCGAATCCCCGCGATCATGGAACTTACATCAATCTGATACATTGTTATAACTGGAAAAAGGAGGCCAATGAAATAATGGCAACCATCGATTCCGGTTTGGTACAGTTCCCAAATGATAAAGACTTATTATTCGAGAAGGCGATGTTTTTTTATAAGACAAAACGTTATGGCCCGGCTATGTTGCAGTTTGAAAAATACCTGGAACAGGAAAAACAACCACCCTTTGAAATATTGATGAATTACGGTATTTGCACTTACTTTGCCGAGCAGGAAGAAAAAGCACTCGACATATTTGGCGACTTAAAGCGGATGAATCCAAACGATCCGTTGGTGATGTACTACCAGAGTTTGTGTAACCGAAAACTCAAAAATTACGAGGATGCTATTGAGCTGATGACTTTTGCAATTGAGGCAACAGTACCCGATTATGTGTCGGAAATGTATCATCATCTGGGGCAAATGTATGGTCAGCAACGACAGTTTAAAGAATCGATTGAAGCATTAAAAAAAGCTTACGAGCTGAATCCGGGAAAAACAGAAGTGCTTTTTGAAATAGCAACTACCTATGAAGAATATAATTCAAATAAAACGTTGGCAATGAACTACTACCGGATTTATCTGACAGAATCGGGAGAAAAGGCAAAGAATGCGATTTATGCACTTGAACGCATTGATAAATTAAAAGAGGATTTGTTTTTTGAAGAATAA
- a CDS encoding BlaI/MecI/CopY family transcriptional regulator has translation MKELTKAEEQVMQLLWKLEKAFVKDIIEEMPVPKPAYNTVSTIIRILEKKGFVGHNAYGKTHEYFPLISRKEYTRSFMKNFMRNYFSGSFQEMVSFFAKEDNMSLSELDELMMDVKRDIENENRNTDE, from the coding sequence ATGAAGGAACTTACCAAAGCCGAAGAGCAGGTGATGCAGTTACTCTGGAAACTTGAAAAAGCATTTGTAAAAGACATTATTGAAGAAATGCCTGTTCCGAAACCCGCATATAATACGGTTTCTACAATTATCCGCATTTTAGAAAAGAAAGGTTTTGTGGGGCACAATGCTTATGGTAAAACTCACGAATATTTTCCTTTAATCTCGCGCAAAGAGTATACCCGTTCGTTTATGAAGAACTTTATGCGAAATTATTTTAGTGGCTCGTTTCAGGAAATGGTTTCGTTTTTTGCTAAAGAAGACAACATGAGTTTATCGGAACTGGATGAGCTGATGATGGATGTGAAACGCGATATAGAAAACGAAAACCGGAACACCGATGAATAA
- a CDS encoding zinc-dependent alcohol dehydrogenase family protein: MKAVYYEEFQGKIGIKEVPNPTVSPDSVIIKVGATGLCRSDWHGWMGHDPDIVLPHVPGHELAGTIVEIGSEIKNFKVGDRITVPFVSGCGCCPECQTGNQQICDNQFQPGFTAWGSFAEFVEIKYADINLVHLPDEIDFVTAASLGCRFITSFRAVIDQGKVTAGQWVAVHGCGGVGLSAINIASGAGANVIAVDIDDAKLKLAKELGANILINAKDKQDVPAEIIKVTDRGAHLSIDALGSQETCFNSISCLRKRGKHVQVGLTTADHKHPKVPMDKVVAHEIEILGSHGMQAFRYNAVFEMIKAGKVNPELLLGKTISLEEAPEALMNMNKFENLGVTVINNFK; this comes from the coding sequence ATGAAGGCGGTTTATTACGAAGAATTCCAGGGAAAAATAGGAATCAAAGAAGTTCCCAACCCAACGGTTTCGCCCGATAGTGTGATCATAAAAGTTGGAGCCACCGGACTTTGTCGCAGCGACTGGCATGGTTGGATGGGGCACGATCCGGATATTGTTTTACCGCATGTTCCGGGGCACGAGCTGGCCGGTACCATTGTTGAAATTGGATCAGAAATCAAAAACTTTAAGGTTGGCGATCGCATTACAGTTCCCTTTGTAAGTGGCTGTGGTTGTTGCCCTGAATGCCAGACAGGCAATCAGCAAATATGTGATAACCAGTTTCAACCGGGATTTACGGCCTGGGGATCGTTTGCTGAGTTCGTGGAAATAAAATATGCCGATATCAACCTGGTGCATTTACCTGATGAAATTGATTTTGTAACAGCTGCCAGTTTAGGATGCCGCTTTATTACTTCTTTTCGTGCGGTTATCGACCAGGGGAAAGTTACAGCCGGACAATGGGTAGCAGTGCACGGTTGCGGAGGAGTCGGTTTGTCGGCCATAAATATTGCATCGGGTGCAGGTGCGAATGTGATTGCAGTTGATATCGACGATGCAAAATTGAAGTTGGCGAAAGAGTTAGGCGCAAACATTCTGATTAACGCAAAAGATAAACAGGATGTTCCTGCTGAAATTATAAAAGTTACCGATCGCGGTGCGCATCTTTCCATCGATGCGCTGGGCAGCCAGGAAACCTGTTTTAATTCGATTTCCTGTTTGCGGAAACGGGGAAAACATGTGCAGGTTGGATTAACAACTGCCGATCATAAACACCCCAAAGTGCCCATGGACAAAGTGGTTGCTCACGAAATTGAAATATTGGGGAGCCATGGAATGCAGGCATTTCGTTACAATGCTGTTTTTGAAATGATAAAAGCGGGCAAGGTAAATCCTGAACTTTTGCTGGGTAAAACCATTTCGCTTGAAGAAGCACCGGAAGCATTAATGAACATGAATAAGTTTGAAAACCTGGGAGTTACTGTTATCAATAATTTTAAATAA
- a CDS encoding dihydroorotate dehydrogenase electron transfer subunit, protein MPKKFVKEFIVIENSALNATNFLIKVQSDTELPEIKPGQFVNIEIKEAEEIFLRRPFSVFEVDYEKNVISMIVKILGRGSRKLTEIKVGSKLSMVYPLGKKFTYPSADDKILLIGGGSGVAPMLFLAKESGLPVENVDILLGARSEEDHINVDSYKQYANLHYASEDGSLGEKGFVTQHSVFTNNLNAYNKIYACGPDGMMRAIAKEAKAADVFCEVSLENLMACGFGVCLCCIEPTNKGNLCVCTEGPVFNINDLKW, encoded by the coding sequence ATGCCAAAAAAGTTTGTTAAAGAATTCATCGTAATTGAAAATAGTGCGCTAAACGCTACAAACTTTCTTATTAAAGTTCAATCGGATACCGAACTTCCGGAAATAAAACCAGGTCAATTTGTAAATATTGAAATAAAGGAAGCTGAAGAGATCTTTCTTCGCCGGCCTTTTTCGGTGTTTGAAGTGGATTATGAGAAGAATGTAATCTCTATGATCGTGAAAATACTGGGGAGAGGATCGCGTAAACTAACGGAGATTAAAGTAGGTAGTAAACTCAGTATGGTTTATCCATTGGGAAAAAAGTTTACGTATCCGTCAGCAGACGATAAGATTCTACTAATCGGTGGGGGTAGTGGTGTGGCGCCAATGCTTTTCTTAGCCAAAGAATCGGGTTTACCTGTTGAGAATGTTGATATTTTGCTGGGGGCACGATCTGAAGAAGACCATATAAATGTTGATAGCTATAAACAGTATGCAAATTTACATTATGCATCAGAAGATGGCTCGCTTGGTGAAAAGGGATTTGTAACGCAACATTCGGTATTTACCAATAACTTAAATGCTTACAATAAAATATATGCCTGTGGTCCGGATGGTATGATGCGTGCGATTGCAAAAGAGGCAAAAGCTGCCGATGTATTTTGCGAGGTATCGCTCGAGAACCTTATGGCCTGTGGTTTTGGTGTATGTTTGTGCTGTATAGAGCCCACGAATAAAGGAAACCTTTGTGTATGTACAGAGGGCCCGGTGTTTAACATTAATGATTTGAAATGGTAG
- a CDS encoding energy transducer TonB, whose protein sequence is MECKKTQKADLEGKRNTFFLVGLVVALGTMLVAFEWTTSPNKADSLGMIQSLEIEEEIIPITREQEVKPPPPPPPPKVIEVLNIVDDDIEIEDELLIEDTEADDETIIEVQPIVESMDEEEEAVDEVFVIVEESPEFPGGTKALYQYISSHVRYPVIAQENGIQGKVYVKFVVDEIGNVSNAEVLRPVEASLDKEALRVINGLPRFKPGKQRGKPVKVYYNALITFQLQ, encoded by the coding sequence ATGGAATGTAAAAAAACACAGAAGGCAGATCTGGAAGGCAAACGAAACACCTTCTTTTTAGTTGGTTTAGTAGTTGCATTGGGAACCATGTTAGTGGCGTTTGAATGGACAACGTCGCCCAACAAAGCCGATTCCCTGGGAATGATTCAATCGCTTGAAATCGAGGAAGAAATTATTCCAATTACGCGTGAACAGGAGGTGAAACCACCGCCGCCACCGCCACCACCGAAAGTGATTGAGGTGCTCAATATTGTTGACGACGATATTGAAATAGAAGATGAACTTTTAATAGAGGACACTGAAGCTGATGACGAAACAATTATTGAAGTGCAGCCCATCGTGGAAAGTATGGATGAAGAAGAAGAGGCTGTTGATGAAGTATTTGTGATAGTGGAAGAAAGCCCCGAATTTCCGGGCGGAACAAAAGCTTTGTATCAATACATCAGTTCACACGTTCGTTACCCGGTAATTGCGCAGGAAAACGGAATACAGGGAAAAGTATATGTGAAATTTGTAGTTGATGAAATTGGAAATGTAAGTAATGCAGAGGTGTTAAGACCTGTAGAAGCGTCGCTGGATAAAGAAGCCCTGCGGGTTATAAACGGCTTGCCACGATTTAAACCAGGGAAACAGCGCGGCAAACCGGTAAAAGTATACTACAATGCGCTAATTACATTTCAGTTGCAGTAA